From the Sphingobium sp. RAC03 genome, the window AACGATCGTACCGGGCCGCAACCCCAGCCGCGCTTCAAGCGCCGCTTCCTGCTCGGCACCCAAGGCCGCGATCTGCTCGAAGCGCTGATAGCCCGCCTCGTTGAGCGACACTTCCTGCGCCTGGCTGATCCCGTTGATGCGGCTCAGATCATCGCGGTCATGCGTGGCACTGGCCGCAGCCACGCCCGCCGAACCGGCACCCACGGGCACCGCCTGCCGTTCCAGGTCGCGCACGCGCGTCTCGGCCGCCTCGATCCGCGCATCGCGTTCCTTCACCGATTGCCGGTGCAGCAATTGTTCGTCGCGCCAGGCCCGGCGATATTTGCCGCGCCCACTCATCATCAGGCCGAATATCAGGCCGATGACCAAAGCGATCAACAGCAGGGCAATGTCATTCAGGGTAAAGCTCATGGCGGGTCCTCCTGCCCATCCGAACGGTGCAGCGCGGCAAAAGTTGCCCTTTCCTCGTTCCGCTTCGGAAACGGGCCATAAAAGTGCAAAAAAGGGGCTTGCCCAAATGGCCGGGCGCTTCTATCTGCGCCTCTCCAAATGCACCCATAGCTCAGCTGGATAGAGCATCAGACTACGAATCTGAGGGTCGGGCGTTCGAATCGCTCTGGGTGCACCATTTTTCCGAAGGGCTTTATCGGTCGGGCTTCCAGCCTCTCCGCCGGTCTTTTTTCTGCACCCATAGCTCAGCTGGATAGAGCATCAGACTACGAATCTGAGGGTCGGGCGTTCGAATCGCTCTGGGTGCACCATTTTTCCCATCAGCGTCAGCCCATTGCCAGCGCGACCATCGCGTCGACATCGGTATGGGTTTCGAGCAGCGCGGCAACCTCGTTCAGCGCATCCTCGACCGACTGGTCATAATCCTGCCCCGCCGACGCGCTGCCCAGCCGCTGCAGCAGGGCGTCGCGCAGCTCTGTGCTGGCGAGCAGCCCATGGACATAGCTGCCCATCACCCGCCCATCGCGGCTGATCGCGCCATCCGGCCGATCGCCCAGCATCGCGAACGGCCGTGCACAATCCGGCCCGTCGGTCCGCCCCATATGCATCTCATAGCCGCCAACATCGGCCCCCAATGCCCGGCCACGCACCGCTTCCAGCGTCTTGGTCCCGCCCAGCACGGTTTCCACATCCAGCAGCCCCAGCCCCGCGACCGACCCCGGCGGTCCCTCCAGCCCGTCCGGGTCGGCAATCGTCCGCCCCAGCATCTGGTATCCGCCGCATATCCCCAGCACCGCGCCGCCGCGCCGGTGGTGCGCGCGTATGTCGATGTCCCACCCCTGCGCCACCATCGCCCGCATATCCGCAACGCTCGCTTTGGAACCTGGCAGGATCACCAGCGCCGCCTCGGCCGGAATGACCTGGCCCGGTCCGATCATGCGCAGGTCGACGCCCGGTTCCAGCTTGAGCGGATCGACATCATCGAAATTGGAAATGCGCGGCAGCACCGGGCAGGCGACCACCAGCGGCGCGTCGACCGAAAATTGCCGCCGCTCCAGCACGACCGCATCCTCGCTCGGCAGTCGCGCCACGGCGTCCAGCCACGGCACGACCCCCCACCCGCGCCAGCCCGACAGCATCTCGATCTGCACATAGCCATCCATGAACAAAGCCGGATCGCCGCGAAATTTGTTGATCAGAAAGCCCCGGATCATCGCCGCATCCTCCGGGTCGATCACGCTGCGCGTGCCCACAACCGCCGCGATCACGCCGCCCCGGTCTATATCGCCGACCAGGACCACCGGCACATTGGCGGCGCGGGCAAAGCCCATATTGGCGATATCGCCCGCACGCAGATTGATCTCGGCGGGCGACCCCGCGCCCTCGACCACGACGATGTCGCATTGCGCCTGCAACCGCGCATAGCTTTCCAGCACTGCGCCGAGCAATTCGCCCCGCGCGGCGCGGAAATTGCCCGATCCCAGCGTGCCGCGCACCTGGCCATGAACGATCAGTTGCGATGTCCGGTCGGCCTGTGGCTTCAACAGCACCGGGTTCATATCCGTATGCAGCGGTACGCCGCAGGCGATCGCCTGCAACGCCTGCGCCCGGCCGATCTCGCCGCCATCGGCCGTCACCGCCGCATTGTTGGACATATTTTGCGGCTTGAACGGCCGGACTCGATAGCCGCGCCGCACCAGCGCCCGGCACAGCCCGGCGACCAGCACCGACTTGCCCACGTCCGATCCGGTTCCCTGCAACATGATGGCACCCATGGCCATCCTCCCTGACCGGCGGGTGCCGTCAGCGCAAGCCCTTGAGCTATCCGTAGGTGCGCCGATATTCGAGCGTGTCCAATATCATGCCGCCGCCCATGAACACGGCGCCGGTACAGGCCAGCGCCAATAGCTGCCCGCCGGTGCCGGGATATTGCTGCATATAGGCGACGCCGCGCTCCGTGGCGCCCAGCGCGAGCGCGTAGATGATCAGAAACGCCTCGAACTTGGTCTTGACGATGAAAAGACGCTTGATCCGTTCCATTCCGATTCCATCCGGCGTTTGGCCCCCGCCATCACGGCATGAGATCGCCCGAAAGCTGCAAATGGTCAACAAGCGTTAACCATGATTGTTCGATCCGCGCGATCAACGTCGTATCGCCAAGGCCATCGGGCGCGATATCCTCCGGCCAATAGGCGGCCACGATGGCCGCGATGGCATCCAGCTTCGCCTCATCCACCAGGAAGCGTGGATCGATCGTCGCCGGATCGGCCACGATGCGCAGCCGCAGGCAGGCAGGCCCGCCGCCATTGGCCATGGACTGGCGCACATCGACCGGCACGAGTCGCCGGATCGGCCCATTGCCGGCGATCATCTGCTCCAGCCATTGCCATACGGCGGGTGTCTCCCGCGCCTCGGTCGGCAGCACGAGCGCCATCTCGCCCGTCGGCAGCGTCACAAGTTGAGCGTTGAAGAGATAGCTTTTGATCGCATCGGCCAGGCTCACCGCGCTGGCAGGCACCTCGACGATCTCGACGCAGGGCAGGGCGGCACGCAGATCGGCATAGAAGCCTTCCTTGTCCGCAAAGGCCAGTTCATGGGTGAACAACACCCGCTCATTGGCCACCGCCACGACATCATTGTGGAAAGCGCCCGCCGCAATCGCTTCCTCGGACTGCTGCACGAACAAAGTCCGCGCCGGGTCCAGTCCATGCCGCCGCGCCACGGCCTTGCTCGCCTCGACATGCTGGCGCGCGGGGAAGGGGCCGCCCGACTGGCCATAGACGAATATCTCCACCCCCGGCTGGTCATGCCATTCGGCCAATCGCAAATGATTGGCCGCGCCTTCGTCGCCAAAAGGCGGCGGCACCGGACCATGGACGGCAAAGACGCTCTGGTCGGAAAAGGCGACCCGCAATTGCGCCAATGTCTGCGGCCATTCATGGCTGCGGTGCGCCATCGTCACCAGATTCGCGACGGTCAAATGGGTGCGCCGGTCGCCTGTGTCACTGGCGGGCGACACCGTCGCCGCATTGGCCGCCCACATGGACGAGGCCGACATCGCCGCCGCACGAATATGCTGCTCGGCCGCCCCGACATCGGTTCCAAGCTGCGCCAGCCACGCCCCATCGGGCCGCCATTGCGGCAGGAAAATCCCCTGCGTCAGCCCCAGCCGGATATTGCCACGCATCTTCTCGATACCCTGCAACGCCGCCGCGCGTGGATGCGACACCGCCCCTGCATTGCGCGCCGACGCCAGATTGCCGATGCTCAAGCCCGCATAATTATGGCTCGGCCCGATCAGCCCGTCGAAATTAATCTCGGTAACGCTCATGCCCGCCCCGCCATGGTGAACTCTACCCCCGGTTCCAGTCCGATCCGCGCCGCGCTTGCCGCATCGAGCGAAACGATACCGTCCGCCTCCTGCACGAAACCCCAGGTGCAGCGATAGTCCGCCAGCCGCCCGGTCGCGATCAGCATCTTGTCGCCGCCCTTCTCATGCGTCGCGCCCAGCGTCACGTCGCGCGCGCCCGCAATCGTCTTCAACTGGTCGATCTGCCCGACCATCGTCGGCCCACCATCGAAAATATCGACATAGCCCGCATTGTCGAACCCTTCGGTTTCCAGCATCCGCATCGCCGCCCGGCCATTGGGGTGGGGCAGGCCGATGACCGCGCGCGCGCTGTCGGTCAGCATCGCGGTATAGATGGGCGTCTTGGGCATCAGGTCGGCGATAAACTGGTTGCCGTTCACCGCATTGAATTCGTCCGCCTCCTGAAAGCTCATGCCGAAAAAGCGCCCGGCCAAACCGTCCCAGAAGGGTGACCCGCCCGCCTCGTCGATCACCCCACGCAATTCGGCGATCACCTTGTCGCCGAAACGCTGCCGATGCCCGCGAATATAGAGATAGCGGCTGCGCGAGAGCAGCAGGCCCAGCCCCTCGGCCCGTTCGCGCGGATGCAGGAACAGCCCGCCGACCTCGACCGACCCTTCCAGATCGGTCGTCAGCGAGAGCATCTGCGCCCGGAATGTCCGGCCCAGTTCGCGGCTATGCTGGGTCAGCATACCCAGTCGATAGGAATAGAAAGGCCAGCTTTGCCCCACGGTCGAGAAAATCTGGCATGTGCCGCGCACCTGCCCCGTCTCGACATTTTCCAGCACCATGACGATCAACTCGTCGGCAATGCCATCCTCCGCCCGCGCCAGCGCCGCCTCGGTCCGCTCCAGCTTGGCGGCCAACGACTTGCGGTCAGGCGGCAGGTTGGTGAAGCCACCCCCGGTCAGCTTCGCCATTTCATAGAGCGTCTGCAAATCCTCCGCCCGTGCGGTTCGCATGATGAAACTCAAGCGCTTACCCTCTCTTCTTCATATTTTATATTTGCCTTGCGCGATCCGCAGCAGCGCTAGCGCCGACAATTGCGCCCGTTCGGGCAGGCTGTCGGCGATCAGAAATTCGGCATCGCTATGGATGCTCCCGCCGCGCACCCCCATCGTATCGACCACAGGCACGCCGCAAGCCGCGATATTATTGCCGTCGCACACGCCGCCGGTATCGCGCCAGCCAATCTCCAGCCCTAAGTCGGCGCCGCATTGCTTGACCAGCCCGAACAGGCGCTCGGCCTTGTCATTCATCGGCTTTGGCGGCCGTCCGAAACCGCCATGCAGATGCAGGCTGACGTCATGGTCGCGCGCCACATCGGCGATCGCCCGTTCGATCAGCGCGCGCGCCGCCGCCTCGTCCTGCGGCGTCCGGGGCCGGAAATTGACGCGCAGCACCGCATGGTCGGGCACGACATTATTCGGCCCGCCCCCCTCGATCTTCGCCGGATTGCACGAACAGTTGGGGCCGCTCCCGGCCTTGAGCCGCAGCGCGAGGTCCGCCGCCGCCAGCAGCGCGTTGCGCCCCTCATCGGGATTGCGCCCGGCATGGGCGCTGCGCCCCGTCACCACGATCGAGAAATTGCCGCTCCCCGCCCGCGCGCCCGCCAGCGTGCCATCAGGCAGGGCAGGCTCATAGGTGAAGGCCGCGACCTTGCGGGCCGCCATCGTCCGCAACAGGCCAGCGGAGGAGGGGCTGCCCACTTCCTCATCACTGTTGATGACGACGTCATAGCCAAGCATCTGCGCTGCCTCGGTCCCCTCGATCGCCTGCAGCGCCGACAGCATGACCGCAATGCCGCCCTTCATGTCGGCGACGCCCGGCCCGTTCAGCACGCCGGGTTCGATCCAGCGCTGCGCCTGGAACGGGTGATCGGCGGCAAAGACCGTATCCATATGCCCGGTGAGCAAAATCTGCACCGGGGCTTGCGGCCGCACCGACAGATGCAGATGTTCCCCGTGGATGATCGTCTCGACCCGTCCGTCGGCGCGCATCGTCTCGACCGGCACAGCGTCGATCAGTGTCAGGTCGCCCGGCAGCACGGCAAAGCTATCCGCCAGCGCGCTGGCCATCCGCGCCAGCCCGTCCAGATGCCGCGATCCGCTATTGATCGCCGCCCATTCCTGCACCTGCGCCAGCATAGGCGCAGCGGCGGCCCGCTCCAGCAGGGCGGCTTCGATCGATGATAAGGGGTTCATGGCAAGGGTCTATCAGAGCGCGCCGCGCGCCTCCACCCCCACCGCGTCAGAAGTCGTAGGTCAGCGTCAACCGGCTCAGCGTGTCCAGATCGCGTGCGCTCAGCAGCGTTTCCGACTCATATTGGACGTTGTAGGACAAGGCGGCCGACAGCCGCGCCGCCACCTTCGTCTCGATCGCGGTCAGCGAGTTGAGCGAATAAACCTCGCTCTCGGCATAGCCCGCCGCCGTCTGCTTGAGCGTCAGCGTCGGCGACAAGCGCCACACCGCCGCCATCGATCCACGCGCGCCGAGCTTCGTCTCGCGCTCGCCGGTCAGATATTTGGCGTGTCGCACCGACGGACCGATATCGACCTGCAGATCCAGCGGCTGGCTGACGATCAGCTTGTAGCCGATACCGACCGACCCGGTATAGCGTTCGTCATAACCGATCGACGTATCCCGCTCGAACTGTGTCAGCCCGTAGGCGAAGCCGCGCGGATCGAACTGATAGCGTGGCTCATAGCTCGCAAGATAGCGTTCGCGCGAGGTCACGCCATTGGCGCGACGATAATCCGCCGTCGCGCTCAGCTTGTGCGTCCATTGCAAGCCTGCGCGAGTCGCCGTGGCCGTGCCGCTCAGGCCCAGTTCGCTAGTGGAGCCGGTCGAGCGGAACCCGCCCGCCTCGACCCGCCCGGTCCATAATTCGGTGAAGCGCGCCTCGCGAATCACGGTGTCGTGAGTCGCCTTGGTCCGTTCCTTCCAGCTATTGACCATCCGCTGGATTTCGTCACCCGACGCGGGATTGGTCTGACGGGCGATCTTCGCAACGGTAGCGATCTCCGTCTCGCTGCCATTGGCGATCGCCGCCTCCAGCATTTCGCGTACCGATGACGGCAGCAAAACGGGGTCAGCGGCCAAAGCAGGGGCGGCAAACAGGAACGATATCAGGATCAAACATGCACGCATGGGTCCGTCATACCCGCTCGACCGCAAAACTTAAGCCCCTAAGTGCCTGTTTCGCGCACGGCCTGCCGCAGGAACGGTATCGCAACGGTCAGATCAACGATTTGAATTCCTGCAGGATATCGCGATACAGCTTGCGCTTGAACGGTACGATCAGTTCCGGCAACGTTTCAGGCTCGGCCCATTTCCAGCTGCGAAATTCGGGATGCTTGGTCTGAATATTGACGTCGCTATCCTGCCCCAGGAAACGAGCGAGATACCAATATTGGCGCTGGCCGCGATATTTGCCGCCCCATAATTTGCCCAGCAATTCAGGCGGCAGATCGTAGAAATGCTCATCCTTGGCCTTGGCGATGATCTCGACATGTTCCGGCCCTATACCGGTTTCCTCGCCCAGTTCGCGCAGCGCCGCGGCCTTGGCGTCTTCGCCCTCGTCGATCCCGCCCTGCGGCATTTGCCAGGCTTCCACGACATTATCGAGCCGTTGGCCGACGAAAACCTTGCCATCCCTGTTGACCAGCATGATGCCGACGCACGGCCGATATGCCATTTCCTGTTCATTGGGCGTGGAAGCCATAAATCCCCTGAATCTTTCTCATATGGTGCCACACACCCCAGCAGGGCACCGAACCTAAGGATAAGCGCGGCTGCCGTGCGCGTCCATGGATCGAATCGCGCATGGCCTGATTTGCGACGGGCCGTTGGTCCACAATATGCCCGATAGGGTGGTTGGAACCCGGCCCGGTGCCGCGCATTGCCCCATCATGTCCAGCAACGCCCCCGTCCTCCTCTGGCTCCGCCAGGATCTGCGCCTGTCCGATCAGGCTGCGCTCGCCGCTGCCGTGCAGGAGGGGCCGGTCATCCCGGTCTATATATTGGACGATGACACGCCGCGCACCTGGGCGATGGGCGGCGCGTCGCGCTGGTGGCTGCACCACAGCCTAAGCCGCCTGGACGAGCGGCTGCGCGAGAAGGGGGCGCGTCTCATCCTTCGGCGCGGGGCGTCGGCTGAAATCCTCGCACAGTTGGCGCAGGAAACAGGCGCGCGCCGTGTCCATGCCTTGCACCATTATGAACCCTGGTGGCGCAACGCGGAAAAGGCGGTGGCCAAGACACTCGATCTTTGCCTTCACGACGGCGGTCTGCTGTTGCCGCCGGGCGCGGTGCGGACCGGGGCAGGGGGCATCTATCGCATCTACACGCCCTTTTCCCGCGCGGTGATGGACCATATGCCACCGCCCACGCCGACCCGCGCGCCTGCGGCCATCCCGTCCCCGGATCAATGGCCTGCCAGCGACGCGCTGGATGACTGGGCCTTGCTGCCTACCAAGCCCGATTGGGCGGGCGGCTTCACCGAAGACTGGACGCCCGGCGAAGCAGGCGCGCGCGCGCACCTCACTAGTTTTCTCGATGAAGTTGGCGACTATCCGGTCGCGCGCAACCTGCCCTCGGTCGAAGGCTCCTCGCGCCTGTCGGCGCATCTTCATTTCGGCGAAATCTCGCCCGCTACCGTCTGGCACCGCGTCGCATCTTCAGGACAAGATGCAACTATCTACCTCAAGGAATTGATCTGGCGCGATTATGCCCATGTGCAGATTTGCCAGATGCCGACCTATGGCTCGGAAAATGCCCGGTCCGATTTCGATGCCTTGCAATGGCGCGATCTGCGCAGCGCCGGGTCGGACTTTACCGCTTGGAAGACCGGGCGCACCGGCTATCCGATCGTGGATGCAGGGATGCGCCAGCTTTGGGCGACCGGCTGGATGCATAACCGCGTCCGCATGATCGCCGCTAGCTTCCTCATCAAACATCTGTTGATCGACTGGCGCCACGGCGCACGCTGGTTCTGGGACACGCTCGTCGATGCCAGCTACGCCAATAATAGCGTCAATTGGCAATGGGTGGCGGGCAGCGGCGTTGACGCCAATCTGTTCACCCGCATCATGGCCCCGCTCAGCCAGTCGGAAAAATTCGACGCCGCCGCCTATATCCGCCGTTGGGTGCCCGAACTGGCCGATCTCAACGACAGATTCATTCACGACCCTGACGCCCATGGCGCGCGCCCCGCCGCTTATCCACCCAAGATCATCGACCATCGCGAAGGCCGCGAGCGCGCCTTAGCGGCCTAT encodes:
- a CDS encoding cobyric acid synthase is translated as MGAIMLQGTGSDVGKSVLVAGLCRALVRRGYRVRPFKPQNMSNNAAVTADGGEIGRAQALQAIACGVPLHTDMNPVLLKPQADRTSQLIVHGQVRGTLGSGNFRAARGELLGAVLESYARLQAQCDIVVVEGAGSPAEINLRAGDIANMGFARAANVPVVLVGDIDRGGVIAAVVGTRSVIDPEDAAMIRGFLINKFRGDPALFMDGYVQIEMLSGWRGWGVVPWLDAVARLPSEDAVVLERRQFSVDAPLVVACPVLPRISNFDDVDPLKLEPGVDLRMIGPGQVIPAEAALVILPGSKASVADMRAMVAQGWDIDIRAHHRRGGAVLGICGGYQMLGRTIADPDGLEGPPGSVAGLGLLDVETVLGGTKTLEAVRGRALGADVGGYEMHMGRTDGPDCARPFAMLGDRPDGAISRDGRVMGSYVHGLLASTELRDALLQRLGSASAGQDYDQSVEDALNEVAALLETHTDVDAMVALAMG
- a CDS encoding N-succinylarginine dihydrolase; translated protein: MSVTEINFDGLIGPSHNYAGLSIGNLASARNAGAVSHPRAAALQGIEKMRGNIRLGLTQGIFLPQWRPDGAWLAQLGTDVGAAEQHIRAAAMSASSMWAANAATVSPASDTGDRRTHLTVANLVTMAHRSHEWPQTLAQLRVAFSDQSVFAVHGPVPPPFGDEGAANHLRLAEWHDQPGVEIFVYGQSGGPFPARQHVEASKAVARRHGLDPARTLFVQQSEEAIAAGAFHNDVVAVANERVLFTHELAFADKEGFYADLRAALPCVEIVEVPASAVSLADAIKSYLFNAQLVTLPTGEMALVLPTEARETPAVWQWLEQMIAGNGPIRRLVPVDVRQSMANGGGPACLRLRIVADPATIDPRFLVDEAKLDAIAAIVAAYWPEDIAPDGLGDTTLIARIEQSWLTLVDHLQLSGDLMP
- a CDS encoding arginine N-succinyltransferase, with the protein product MSFIMRTARAEDLQTLYEMAKLTGGGFTNLPPDRKSLAAKLERTEAALARAEDGIADELIVMVLENVETGQVRGTCQIFSTVGQSWPFYSYRLGMLTQHSRELGRTFRAQMLSLTTDLEGSVEVGGLFLHPRERAEGLGLLLSRSRYLYIRGHRQRFGDKVIAELRGVIDEAGGSPFWDGLAGRFFGMSFQEADEFNAVNGNQFIADLMPKTPIYTAMLTDSARAVIGLPHPNGRAAMRMLETEGFDNAGYVDIFDGGPTMVGQIDQLKTIAGARDVTLGATHEKGGDKMLIATGRLADYRCTWGFVQEADGIVSLDAASAARIGLEPGVEFTMAGRA
- a CDS encoding hydrolase; its protein translation is MNPLSSIEAALLERAAAAPMLAQVQEWAAINSGSRHLDGLARMASALADSFAVLPGDLTLIDAVPVETMRADGRVETIIHGEHLHLSVRPQAPVQILLTGHMDTVFAADHPFQAQRWIEPGVLNGPGVADMKGGIAVMLSALQAIEGTEAAQMLGYDVVINSDEEVGSPSSAGLLRTMAARKVAAFTYEPALPDGTLAGARAGSGNFSIVVTGRSAHAGRNPDEGRNALLAAADLALRLKAGSGPNCSCNPAKIEGGGPNNVVPDHAVLRVNFRPRTPQDEAAARALIERAIADVARDHDVSLHLHGGFGRPPKPMNDKAERLFGLVKQCGADLGLEIGWRDTGGVCDGNNIAACGVPVVDTMGVRGGSIHSDAEFLIADSLPERAQLSALALLRIAQGKYKI
- a CDS encoding DUF481 domain-containing protein, translated to MRACLILISFLFAAPALAADPVLLPSSVREMLEAAIANGSETEIATVAKIARQTNPASGDEIQRMVNSWKERTKATHDTVIREARFTELWTGRVEAGGFRSTGSTSELGLSGTATATRAGLQWTHKLSATADYRRANGVTSRERYLASYEPRYQFDPRGFAYGLTQFERDTSIGYDERYTGSVGIGYKLIVSQPLDLQVDIGPSVRHAKYLTGERETKLGARGSMAAVWRLSPTLTLKQTAAGYAESEVYSLNSLTAIETKVAARLSAALSYNVQYESETLLSARDLDTLSRLTLTYDF
- a CDS encoding RNA pyrophosphohydrolase, which encodes MASTPNEQEMAYRPCVGIMLVNRDGKVFVGQRLDNVVEAWQMPQGGIDEGEDAKAAALRELGEETGIGPEHVEIIAKAKDEHFYDLPPELLGKLWGGKYRGQRQYWYLARFLGQDSDVNIQTKHPEFRSWKWAEPETLPELIVPFKRKLYRDILQEFKSLI
- a CDS encoding cryptochrome/photolyase family protein; this encodes MSSNAPVLLWLRQDLRLSDQAALAAAVQEGPVIPVYILDDDTPRTWAMGGASRWWLHHSLSRLDERLREKGARLILRRGASAEILAQLAQETGARRVHALHHYEPWWRNAEKAVAKTLDLCLHDGGLLLPPGAVRTGAGGIYRIYTPFSRAVMDHMPPPTPTRAPAAIPSPDQWPASDALDDWALLPTKPDWAGGFTEDWTPGEAGARAHLTSFLDEVGDYPVARNLPSVEGSSRLSAHLHFGEISPATVWHRVASSGQDATIYLKELIWRDYAHVQICQMPTYGSENARSDFDALQWRDLRSAGSDFTAWKTGRTGYPIVDAGMRQLWATGWMHNRVRMIAASFLIKHLLIDWRHGARWFWDTLVDASYANNSVNWQWVAGSGVDANLFTRIMAPLSQSEKFDAAAYIRRWVPELADLNDRFIHDPDAHGARPAAYPPKIIDHREGRERALAAYRHAKG